CAATAATGTTGACCAGATCGGCTGGCACCTGTCTGTAGACGCGGATCAGCTCATCGGCATCCTTTAAGGAGTCGTTGAAGTCTTTGAACAGTATATATTCAAATGAGATCTGGTTCTGTGTTTGTTTGTAGAAATAATTAAGTGCCTCTATCAATACTTTGAGGTTATTGGTCTCATTGATAGGCATGATCTGGCTGCGTTTTTCATCGTTCGCAGCATGCAAAGACAGGGCGAGGTTGAATTTCACCTTGTCGTCACCCAGCTGGCGGATCATTTTGGCTACACCCGCGGTTGATACGGTAATTCTCTTTGGAGACATACCCAAACCATCGGGGCTGGTAATGCGCTCAATACTGGCCAATACGTTTTTATAGTTCAGCAGGGGTTCACCCATACCCATAAATACGATATTGCTCAGTTTCTTGCCATATGCCCCCATTGCCTGCTCGTTCAACAGGGCTACCTCATCGAAGATCTCATCGAACTCGAGGTTACGTTTACGATCCATGTACCCGGTAGCACAAAATTTACAGCTCAGGCTGCAGCCTACCTGGGAAGATACGCAGGCAGTTTGCCTGGTATCAGTAGGTATTAGTACTCCTTCTACGAGGTGACCGTCATGTAATTTGAAGCGATTTTTGATGGTGCCGTCATTGCTATGTTGGGTGGTGTCCACCTGTACGGCCGGTAAAGTGAAGTGTTCTTCCAGTTTGGCGCGCAGCTCCCTGGAGAGGTTGGTCATTCCGTCAAAACTGGTTGCATGCCTGAGCCACAGCCATTCATACACCTGCTTGGCCCGGAAGGGCTTTTCCCCTATAGACCCGAAGTATTCCTGTAACTCCGACAAGCTCAGCTGC
This window of the Chitinophaga sancti genome carries:
- the rlmN gene encoding 23S rRNA (adenine(2503)-C(2))-methyltransferase RlmN; protein product: MKLGKTNIRQLSLSELQEYFGSIGEKPFRAKQVYEWLWLRHATSFDGMTNLSRELRAKLEEHFTLPAVQVDTTQHSNDGTIKNRFKLHDGHLVEGVLIPTDTRQTACVSSQVGCSLSCKFCATGYMDRKRNLEFDEIFDEVALLNEQAMGAYGKKLSNIVFMGMGEPLLNYKNVLASIERITSPDGLGMSPKRITVSTAGVAKMIRQLGDDKVKFNLALSLHAANDEKRSQIMPINETNNLKVLIEALNYFYKQTQNQISFEYILFKDFNDSLKDADELIRVYRQVPADLVNIIEYNPISNARFQKPEEEVADAFMEYLGKHRVNARLRRSRGKDIDAACGQLANKG